Proteins encoded by one window of Grus americana isolate bGruAme1 chromosome 7, bGruAme1.mat, whole genome shotgun sequence:
- the LOC129208704 gene encoding uncharacterized protein LOC129208704 has product MVKKNTIPDGCIPTGEMGKWSILLTTQIFATRSGGRAEKMGAGGCMHVIKEYFHGFRWRSLTPVGQPIPGTRFIAFKVPLKGAINQRLTPTQKFTPKDLIAAMKALNVELGLIIDLTYTTRYYEVKDLPKSVQYKKLYTIGLEVPDNATILQFKKWVRKFLWENVGNEKLIGVHCTNGINRTGYLICRYLIDVEGWDPEAAIQAFGDARGHRMDGLVYLTDLRTQPMRSNLGMDVWDSNEDILPPPHAMEGPVERFPNEDFQGSGKRLRIYDNHSHNDLQGDIQLRDFDFINKGPGQRRRPFHDHQAQDDLRAPMQIRNWDYNRGPGQRRRPFPDHQCYDDYQEDMQLKDLDFNNEGPGQRLRPFHGHQFHDDVQAERQSGDVEFNRGRGQRQRSFPDHPSHSDLQEDRQSKDYDFGSRGRAQRRRPFHDHQSHNEFQTQMQLKELECVSKGPGQRLRSFHDYQSHDDLQPQMQLRDFEFVNRGRGQRLRPFNDHQPPNDLQTEMQLKDYDNKGPGQRRRPFHDHQPYDDLQEQTQLKDFDYVNKGHGQRPRPFHDRPGHDDLPHEWCSDRSLSFSSHENVPEPHFSSSPSLHRDYGSDNDDFNRSYSNRPNCPEHNRRMHPSDEFNRGKNRFAPYSSRTMHPSSSVHQEDSSIDYERKPFQGETIRETEQSKRLPVVTVDYNYGLPLDYGPEEDERTHYDLPPRDCYNWN; this is encoded by the exons ATGGTAAAGAAGAATACTATCCCTGATGG GTGTATACCTACTGGGGAAATGGGAAAGTGGTCCATCCTTCTGACTACTCAGATATTTGCTACCAGGAGTGGAGGAAGAGCTGAAAAGATGGGAGCAGGTGGTTGCATGCATGTGATCAAGGAATATTTTCATGGATTCAG ATGGCGGAGTTTGACACCAGTTGGACAGCCTATACCAGGAACTAGATTTATTGCCTTCAAAGTACCTTTAAAAGGG GCAATTAACCAGAGGCTTACCCCGACCCAGAAATTTACACCAAAAGACTTAATTGCTGCTATGAAAGCCTTAAATGTGGAGCTTGGATTAATTATTGATTTAACATATACCACACGATACTATGAAGTTAAG GATTTACCTAAAAGTGTGCAGTATAAGAAACTTTATACCATTGGACTTGAAGTCCCCGATAATGCTACTATCCTACAGTTCAAAAAATGGGTCAGAAAATTCCTGTGGGAAAATGTGGGAAATG aGAAACTCATTGGCGTTCACTGTACTAATGGAATTAATAGAACTGGCTACCTTATATGTAG atATCTTATAGATGTTGAAGGCTGGGATCCAGAGGCAGCAATTCAAG cttttggTGATGCTAGAGGTCATCGCATGGATGGTCTTGTGTATCTCACAGATCTCAGAACACAACCAATGAGAAG TAACCTTGGAATGGATGTATGGGATTCAAATGAAGATATTCTTCCCCCACCACATGCAATGGAAGGACCTGTAGAGCGGTTCCCAAATGAAGATTTTCAGGG GTCTGGGAAAAGATTAAGAATTTATGATAACCACTCTCACAATGATTTGCAAGGAGACATACAGTTGAGAGATTTTGATTTCATTAATAAGGGACCTGGACAAAGACGAAGACCATTTCATGACCACCAGGCTCAAGATGATTTAAGAGCACCGATGCAGATAAGAAATTGGGACTACAATAGGGGACCAGGACAGAGGCGAAGACCCTTTCCTGATCACCAGTGTTACGATGATTATCAAGAAGACATGCAGCTGAAGGACCTAGACTTCAATAACGAGGGACCTGGACAAAGGTTGAGACCTTTTCATGGACACCAGTTTCATGATGATGTACAGGCAGAGAGACAATCAGGGGACGTTGAATTTAACAGAGGCCGTGGACAAAGGCAGAGATCGTTTCCTGACCATCCATCTCACAGTGATTTGCAGGAAGACAGGCAGTCAAAGGATTATGATTTTGGTAGCAGGGGCCGTGCCCAGAGACGAAGACCGTTCCATGACCACCAATCTCACAATGAATTTCAGACTCAGATGCAGTTGAAAGAGTTAGAGTGTGTCAGCAAAGGTCCTGGCCAAAGACTGAGATCTTTCCATGACTATCAGTCACATGATGACTTGCAGCCACAGATGCAATTGAGAGATTTTGAATTTGTTAATAGGGGTCGTGGGCAGAGGTTGAGACCTTTCAATGATCACCAGCCTCCCAATGACttacaaacagaaatgcaactAAAAGATTATGATAATAAGGGTCCTGGACAAAGGCGTAGACCTTTTCATGACCATCAGCCTTATGACGACTTACAGGAACAGACTCAGTTAAAAGATTTTGATTATGTTAATAAAGGGCATGGACAAAGGCCAAGACCTTTTCATGATCGTCCAGGTCACGATGACTTGCCACATGAATGGTGTTCAGACAG AAGTctatctttttcttcccatgaaAATGTACCAGAACCTCATTTCTCCTCATCTCCTTCACTTCACAGAGATTATGGGTCTGATAATGATGACTTTAACAGAAGTTACAG TAATCGACCAAATTGCCCTGAACACAATAGGAGGATGCATCCCTCAGATGAATTtaatagaggaaaaaacagatttgcACCATATTCTTCACGAACAATGCATCCATCTTCATCTGTCCACCAAGAAGATAGTTCAATAGACtatgaaagaaaaccttttcaaGGTGAAACAATCAGAGAGACGGAACAAAGTAAAAGATTACCAGTTGTAACAGTTGATTACAATTATGGTCTGCCATTAGATTATGGACCTGAAGAGGATGAGAGAACACATTATGATTTACCTCCAAGAGACTGCTACAACTGGAACTGA